The proteins below are encoded in one region of Labeo rohita strain BAU-BD-2019 unplaced genomic scaffold, IGBB_LRoh.1.0 scaffold_355, whole genome shotgun sequence:
- the LOC127160464 gene encoding desmoglein-2, which yields MSVCSELDYEDLKEISLQVSVTNKAEYHSSVVITETKTYTIHVSVINQPEGPRFKPAVKVITISEEHSSITLNKVITRYVAIDSDTLLNATNVRYAKGQDVDNWLNIDGKTADIRLNKIPDYESKFLINGTYYAHIICITNEVPAKTATGTIAIQVKDFNDHCPVLMHQSQTLCYEDHVVYVTAVDKDHFPNAEPFGFKVDTVRTKESWSFEPLNGTTAIFRSQKTLWPGVYHMFVDVWDQQGKICPGQELEINVCTCDAAKVCLPQKITSKFGASGVLLMLLGLLLLLLLPLLLLFCLCGGAAAMGNFKPIPFNAKEHLITYNIEGQGEDKDMALLQMSTNLDNVKRGNVGAVGGGQMWGGSKDGGFGRGEGSHWTSVYDQHDSAYHHQKYQTDGRYMYGQRKDEHSRFEDYTFDGLALSDAFLSNYYAQKASHVAKKQDMGDCLIVYEYEDREPSKESFEDICGLIQEDNDLAFLDDLDMRFKTLAEICIGSKIETEISTTVPVTSKPVLSTTHKDVSAQSTVSHSQSQEKTSTSIIQTAGAQQSSSMSSTGVYVQEKVMVPNQTLLVQQPAMYYTSATPVYVMEAQPTLMMTPSPVLGLQENLIVEERKGTGASHRGTTKREAQHYQSLVLVEKQPMKGSMQAQGAAQIVSSEMMHSMEAQGVRQVLHPSVQLVNTEIMQSVEAQGVRQALHPSVQMVNTEMMQSTESREVRRAIHPTRRLMEGATRSTEVSALLDMGAPQSL from the exons gAGCTGGACTATGAAGATCTGAAGGAAATCAGCCTCCAGGTGTCTGTCACTAACAAGGCAGAATATCACTCATCAGTAGTCATAACGGAGACCAAGACGTACACCATCCATGTCAGTGTGATCAACCAGCCTGAGGGCCCTCGCTTCAAACCCGCCGTCAAAGTCATCACCATCTCTGAAGAACACTCCAGCATTACTTTAAACAAAGTCATAACCAGATACGTAGCAATAGACAGTGACACGCTATTGAATGCAACTAACGTGAG GTATGCAAAAGGACAAGACGTGGACAACTGGCTGAATATAGATGGGAAAACAGCTGATATAAGACTAAATAAAATACCAGATTATGAGTCCAAGTTTCTGATCAATGGCACATATTACGCTCACATCATCTGCATCACTAATG AAGTCCCAGCTAAAACTGCAACAGGAACCATTGCCATTCAAGTCAAGGACTTTAATGACCACTGTCCTGTGCTGATGCATCAGTCCCAAACACTGTGCTATGAGGATCATGTGGTTTATGTCACCGCTGTGGACAAAGATCATTTCCCCAATGCAGAACCCTTTGGTTTCAAAGTGGACACCGTAAGAACAAAGGAGTCATGGAGCTTCGAACCTCTCAACG GTACTACAGCGATATTCAGATCTCAAAAAACACTGTGGCCTGGCGTGTACCATATGTTTGTGGATGTGTGGGACCAGCAGGGGAAGATCTGCCCTGGTCAGGAGCTTGAGATAAACGTCTGCACGTGTGATGCAGCTAAAGTTTGCCTGCCCCAAAAAATCACCTCTAAGTTTGGAGCATCTGGTGTTCTACTAATGCTGCTGGGACTGCTGCTGCTTCTGT TGCTGCCGCTTCTACTGCTCTTCTGTCTTTGTGGAGGTGCAGCAGCTATGGGAAATTTCAAGCCCATTCCATTTAATGCTAAAGAGCATCTTATTACATATAACATTGAAGGACAAGGGGAGGACAAG GACATGGCTCTCTTACAGATGTCAACAAACCTGGACAATGTCAAGCGGGGTAATGTGGGTGCTGTAGGAGGAGGTCAGATGTGGGGTGGATCAAAAGATGGTGGATTTGGAAGAGGAGAAGGCTCACACTGGACCTCTGTCTATGACCAGCATGACAGTGCATATCACCACCAAAAATATCAGACTGATGGGCGGTACATGTATGGACAAAGAAAAGATGAACACAGCAGATTTGAAGACTACACGTTTGATGGACTTGCACTGTCTGATGCTTTCTTAAGCAACTACTATGCTCAA AAAGCAAGTCATGTGGCTAAGAAGCAAGATATGGGAGATTGTCTGATAGTCTATGAGTACGAGGATCGGGAACCATCCAAGGAATCATTTGAGGACATCTGCGGTCTCATACAGGAAGACAACGACTTGGCTTTTCTTGATGACCTTGACATGAGGTTCAAGACCCTGGCTGAGATCTGTATTGGTTCTAAAATTGAGACTGAAATCAGCACGACCGTCCCTGTGACCTCTAAACCGGTCCTGTCCACCACACACAAAGATGTCAGCGCACAAAGCACAGTTAGTCATTCACAGTCTCAGGAGAAAACAAGCACATCCATCATTCAAACCGCAGGAGCGCAGCAGAGCAGCAGCATGTCTTCAACAGGAGTCTATGTCCAAGAGAAGGTGATGGTTCCTAACCAAACCCTGTTAGTCCAGCAGCCAGCAATGTACTACACCTCTGCCACCCCTGTTTATGTGATGGAAGCCCAGCCTACTCTGATGATGACGCCCAGCCCGGTCCTTGGCCTTCAGGAGAACCTGATAGTAGAGGAGCGGAAAGGCACTGGTGCTTCCCATCGTGGAACTACTAAACGTGAAGCGCAGCACTACCAGAGTCTAGTTCTCGTTGAGAAGCAGCCAATGAAAGGGTCTATGCAAGCTCAAGGAGCGGCCCAAATTGTTAGCTCTGAAATGATGCATTCCATGGAGGCTCAAGGAGTTAGACAGGTACTCCATCCATCGGTTCAGCTGGTtaacactgaaataatgcagTCCGTGGAGGCTCAAGGAGTTAGACAGGCGCTCCATCCATCGGTTCAGATGGTTAACACTGAAATGATGCAGTCGACGGAGTCTCGTGAGGTTAGACGGGCAATCCATCCAACCAGAAGGCTGATGGAGGGAGCGACCAGATCGACGGAAGTTAGTGCTTTGTTGGATATGGGGGCTCCTCAGAGTCTGTAA